TTGCCATTCCCTTTGCCTTGGGGAGGATTTCATAAAATGGGAATGCCTGCGGAAGCGGAAGGATTGGTTTGATGCAGACACGTGAGAGAGATACCTGGGAGAGATATTTATGGTGGAAGTAGCCGCTCCGGCACGTCCCGCCCAAGGGGAGCACCTGCCGGCATTACCTCCGCCGCCCGCAAGTTATCGGGTCCCGTTGGCGATCGGCACCGTGCAGGTGGCATCGCGATTTCATCTGGCGCCGTTGGCGGGTTATACCAATTGGCCATTTCGCCTGTCGGTTCGTGAGATCGGAGGGGTCGGTCTGTGCACGTCGGATTTGATCAATGCGCGGGCGATTCTGGAGGGTGTGCCGAAGACGCTCAGCTTGCTAGCGAATGATCCACGGGAACGCCCCCTGTTTGTGCAGATATTTGGAAGTAAAGCCGAGGAACTGGCAGCCGCAGCTTGCTGGCTCATGGAGCGGGGACTGGCCGACGGCGTGGATATCAACATGGGATGCCCGGTGCGGAAGGTTGTGAAAACTGGCGGGGGGTCCGCCCTCTTGTGCGATACCAGCGGAGCGACGATCGAAATGGTGCGCCGCGTAGTGCAAGCGGTGGCTCCTGCTCCGGTTACCGTGAAGATGCGCTTGGGGTGGGATGACCAGCAATGGACCGCACCGTACTTCGCAAGAGCATTTGAAGAGGTTGGGGTTGCTGCGGTGACCATTCACGGCCGGACCCGCGCCCAGGGATTCTCCGGCTCGGTTCGGCTCGAAGGTATCCGGCAAGTGGTGGAGGCGGTCCGGAGAATTCCGGTTTTTGGCAATGGCGATGTCCGCACCATTGCCGATGCTGCCCGGATGATAGCGGAGAGTGGGTGCCACGGTATCGCCATAGGGCGTGGAGCATTGGCTGATCCCTGGATCTTCCGCCATTTGGACTACTGGATCCGAACAGGGCGAGCCGCACCTCGACCTACGTATCAGGAACGACTCGATTTCATGCGCTTACATCTGCGGCGGCTGGTGGAATGGAAGGGGGATGAAAAGTACGGCTGTATCCAGTTCCGCAAGGTTGCTACTTGGTATTGCAAAGCTCTCCGATTGCCTAAGAAGGTGCAACAGCGTCTGGTGATGCTATCGAATCTTCAGGAATTTGAAGAGGTGATTGCTCCCTTCGCGGAGAAGGGACCCCCTCCGGGCTGGACAGAACAGGAAACACAAGCCACAGCTATTCCGGTACCTTCGGGGCCAGTAAGTTATTGGTAATCAGCAGAAGACGGCACATCTATGAAGCAATGTAGTTTGGGATGCGGATGGGGTGCGGAACTCACGATGTCGATTGAAACGGAGGCAGGAGGTAGGCTCGCCCCCCAACGTCGATTGGAACGCAAGCCGGCATAGGCTCGGACTCCAGGACTGGAGAGGAGGAAGGGAATGACACCATTGCAGTCATTGGTGGCGTGTGGAACCAAGCTGTGGCTAGATTCTGTGGACCCAGACGAAATCGCCTTCAATCGTTCCCAAGGTGCCACAGGTGCCACGTCGAACCCGATTATCATCGCGGATTTGATCAGCAGCGGCCGTTTCGATGATCGATTGCGGGCTTTGTTGCGCGAGGAAAGAGACGATACCGCCGTCGCATGGCGCATGACGGACTACCTGGTGCGGCAGGCTCAGGCCGTCTTCGAGCCTGTGTGGCGTAAAACGGAAGGGGATGACGGCTGGGTTTCCTTCGAGGTGGATCCGCTCATCGAGGACCCTGCGGCGGCCTTGAGCGTAGAGGAAAAGAAACGCCGCTACATTGAGGAGGGGTTACGGTGGTCAGCCGGACAGACCAACCGGCTGATCAAGGTGCCAGCAACAGAAGGGGGCTTGGCAGCATTGGAGGAACTTGTAGCCGCTGGCGTATCCGTGAATGTCACCTTACTGTTCACCGATCGTCAATACACTTTGGCCCGCGAAGCTTGTTGGCGCGGATTGCAACGTTGCCCGCAAGCTGTGCGCGTCAAGACCGTTTATAGTATCTTTGTGAGCCGGATCGATGTTTACACCGAGAAGTATTGTCCCCAACTCTCACCAGCGGCTCAAGGGCAGGTCGGTATCGTCAATGCCAAGTTATTGTGGCGAAAAAACAAGGCATTCTGGGCGGATAAGGGATTGAAGTTACATCACGAGATTGTCTTTGCCAGCACCGGGGTGAAAAAGCCGGGTGATCCGCCCTGGAAGTACGTGGAAGCCTTCGCCGGGGATGACATTCAAACCAATCCGCCGGCCACCAACCGAGCCGTGCATCAGAGCGGACTTCTCTTCACACGCAAGATCGATGAACTGCCGCCGCAGGAGATTTTGGATGAGATCGCGGCTCGCGTGGACCCAACACATCTGGAGAATGTCCTCATGTCGGAAGGGATCGCTAAGTTTGCCGATCCCCATAAGGCCCTCCTTCAGTTGATCGCTCATAAACGTGAGAAACTGACATGACGACCACTCCTGAGGCTGCATGGGGACCCGACCCAGAATAAGCCAGGTTGGAACTCTGTGGCCTTGGCCTTCTAAGAGGGGATGGTACGCGTTCCCTGGTGGAAGCGAGATAGGCGGAATAGGTCGATGTTGTACGGTGTGCTTCCGGTAGTGACCAAATCTGCGAGGATTTCACCAATCACGGGAGCAAACTTGAAGCCATGACCGGAGAAGCCAGCAGCGATGGCTAGGCTGGTGTGTGCGGTCTGCTCCAGGTCTACGACAAAATGACGGTCCGGCGTGAGGGTATAAAGACACACTTGCATCTGAGTGATTTTGCCTAACCCGGGGAGAAATTCGTCCACAAAGCAGCGCACGGGGGTGGCATCGTCATCTGAGGTTTGCCAGGATATGGCATCCGGATCGGCATATTCTGGGGCACCGTAGTGCTGCGCCACTTTGACTCCAAGCGGGTCAATCGCTGGCAAGCCGTAGAAGTCGCCATAGGCTGTTTCGGCGATGAAGATAGGAAAGCGATCACGCCGGAAGTCACAGCGGCGTTTTTCCACATCAAACCAGAGCATGACCTGCCGCATGACGGTCAGAGGTATCTGGAGGCGTCGCAGGAGGCGAGTCGCCCAGGCGCCGGCAGTGATCACAAGGCGCTTCGCGCGATAAGCAGCGGCGGCAGTCGTGACCAGGTAAGTGTCACGATCCAGTTGCCAGTCTTGGACGGGTTCGTTGAGGTGGATATTGGCTTCGGCCTTGAGCGCCGCCTCAATTTGAGCCGCCACGCAATCCTCAACGGCCAGGAAGCCGGCCTGGTCTTCCAGTAGTCCCTGGTAATGTTCGGGTACGCGCAAGGGGGGAAATTGCTGGCGGATTTCCGTAGCCGACAAAAGTCGGGCGGGCAGTTGATGTTGTTGCACCGTCACTCGAAGGGCGGGGATCAGGGTACCGTCCGTTGGTCCGAGGTTGAGGCACTGGCATGGCGTCAGTAGGCGGCGGCCGGTGATTTGCTCAAGATCGTACCACAGAAGGAAGGCTCGGCGGACGAGGGGAACGTAGGCGGGGTGCTCGTAGTAGGCGGTGCGGATGACGCGTGTGCGGCCATGAGAGCTGCCTCGGTTATGGGGAGGAGCAAACTGATCTAGTCCCAGGACTCGCCAGCCGCGCTGGGCCAATTGCCAGCAGGCGGCTCCTCCCATAGCGCCCACCCCAATGACGATTACGTCGTAATTCTGCGTTGAACTCATGGTTGCTCTCGCTGCAAGGCGCGGATCAGGTATTCGATTTGCTGCCGAGCTTCCTGGAAAGTGGCAGCTTTCCGAATAGCTTCCTGCCAGGGCTGATAGCCGGAGCGTTGCATGGCTAGCCGAAGCCAGTCTCGTGCCACCTGAGGCTGGAGGGGATATTTTCGGAGCAAGTCTTCCGTTTGTTGTTCCAGGAGTCGAGCCACGGCGGGAAGTTGACGAGGATCCGCCCGCAAGGTGTCTCGCACCGCGGCTGCCGCTTGCTCGTGCTCCCCCAACTCTAGAAGGACGCGGATGCGAAGTCGGTGGGCTTCAGCGATTTCCGGACGAATGGCCAGAAGCCGCTGCAAGTCTCCACGGGCCAGGCGCCAATCCCGGCGCTCCACCGCGCGCTGGCTGCGTTGCAGGAGCAGATCGCTGTCGAACGGTCCCTGTTCGATGGCCGTATGCCATTCTGCTTCCAGGGCCTCGCCCTCAAGTAATTGCAATCGCCATTTCCGGGCGGGCAAGCAGGTCGGGTCCCAGCGGATAGCCAGGGCAAGGTCCTCCAGAGCCGCCTGTTTCTGGCCGTTGCGCATCTTTTCTTCTGCTCGAATGAGCAGACCTCGTGCGACCGCTTGCATGATATGACTAAGCCGTTGCGCGACCCGGAAACATAAGGCTTCCCCACTATCGGGGCCGCGGCCATCCACTCCTAGCACATTGAGGAAGTGGCGAACTTCCTCCGCCCGCAAGATGTAAGCCGCCTGAGCAGGACCCTCTCGTTCCAACCACACACCGACTAACTCAGCCCGATCGTTGACCACTGGTCCGCCGGGGCAGGCCGCATGAGAAGGGAGTTGCCCAATGAGCAGTCGCACAGGGGGTTGACTCTCGGCGAGGGATGACAAACCTCGTTGTCGAACGATTCCTTGAGCGTAGACCCATGCGAATTCCACTCCTGCCGGGTGATTCATGGCGTGTATTGCTTCTCCCACACGAGGGGGTTGGGAAGCTAGAGTCAAAGGTTGCATGTGGGCAAAAGGAGCCGACAATCGCAACACCGTGATTTGCCGCACGGGGTCGGAGGCCACGATAGTCGCCCAGCGCCACAGATTGCGATGATGTAAGTCCAAATTGTCTTGATAACTATGCCGCTGCTGTTGGCATCTGCCATTCACGAAGAGAGGAGCGGCTACTCCCACTGCTTCTCCAACCCGTGTTCCCACAGCCGCAACAGTAACAACGTGACGAGTATCTACGAGGAATCCTGCGAATGGTCGATTCGCCGAGGCTGGTCGAACCCAAACAGTGGCCTGAATAAGCCGATCGATGGGGTGCTGGAAAGCGGCCCTTGGAAACGAGTGGGCTGGACGGACATCGCCACGCAAAAAGCGTTCAATATCCTCCGCGGAGACGACGAGAGCAGCAGGAGCGGCGACCCGGCGCACGGCCACACCTAAACCCGCCAACTCTCCCCGTACGTCGAACACAGGACCGCCACTGTCTCCTTCCTCGATAGGCAATTGAACAAGCAGCAGATGAGCGGCGGTAGCCACCTTCCGGCCCCCCGCAAAGTAACCCTCCTGGACGTAACCATAGGCTCGAACTCTGCCGGCACTTCTATTCCATAAGGTGGGCAGGTCAGCGCGATGACCAATCAGAGTCAGTAGTTCGCCAAGAGCGGGAGTGCGGTTGACCCATCGCGCGGCAGTTGAGGACGCTGGCAAGTCTTCCAATTCGATCAGGGCGACGTCCAACTCCTCAGACACCCGAAGCACGCGACCGGCGACCCAATGCCGGCTCTGCCGTAGGGATTCACGCCGGCGTAGATAAGCGAGTCGATCCGCTTGTTCGCTGAGAGTTGGATCATCGGGAAAAACAACCTCGACTTGCTTTTGTTCCCCCACCACGTGGCGTGCTGTGATCAGCCATCGTCGCTTTCCGTCAATGAGTACGCCAGCTCCACTCGTATGGCCCGCTCGTATCCATGCACAAGCGGACAGAGGAAGGTCCGAAACCCTCGATGGTGCTGAACCAGGATTTGGATACGGGAATGAAGGGGAGAAACACGTCAAAGTTCCTCCCGCTACGCTCAGTAGGATGACTATCCACACTATTCCCACGATCGTTCGGTACATCGAAACAGCCTCTTGACCATACCCGTTCCATCTTCTCCCAAGTCACATGCATGCTCGTTTTTTCTTTATCCTTCACTTCTGGGGGGATGGCGGATGCAAAACTCCGGTAATTTCCAGTTGAGGATTGTTTTTCCCGTGGTATAGTAACTTCACCCCACCCCAGTGTACGGAGGAAGAGTCATCCCAGGAATGCGGGTTATGCTTTTCCTCCTCCCGCCGTATTAGCGCCTCACTGTGAAGGAGCTTGAATCATGCTAACGATCCTCGGACCCAAATCTCGTTACTGTGATGGAGTGAGCCGCCGGAACTTTTTGCAGATCGGCACTCTGGCGTTAGGCGGGTTGACACTGGCGGATTTGTATCGCGCGGAGGCCGTCAGTGGTCGGCGATCGCACAAAGCTGTGATTATGATTTATCTCACGGGAGGATTGGCACACCAGGATACTTTCGATCTAAAGCCTCAGGCTCCGCCGGAAGTGCGCGGTGAATTCCGTCCCATTGCCACCAAAGTTCCGGGGATTCAAATCTGTGAGCATCTACCGCTACTGGCCCGCTGTATGGACAAGTTCATCATCGTCCGCTCCCTGGTGGGTCAGAGGGATGAACATAGTAGCTGGCAAAGCTACACGGGGACGACAATGGATGTGGCACGACGGGAGCATCGGCCGCATTTCGGCAGCGTCGTGGTTCGCT
The Thermogemmata fonticola genome window above contains:
- the dusB gene encoding tRNA dihydrouridine synthase DusB, with product MVEVAAPARPAQGEHLPALPPPPASYRVPLAIGTVQVASRFHLAPLAGYTNWPFRLSVREIGGVGLCTSDLINARAILEGVPKTLSLLANDPRERPLFVQIFGSKAEELAAAACWLMERGLADGVDINMGCPVRKVVKTGGGSALLCDTSGATIEMVRRVVQAVAPAPVTVKMRLGWDDQQWTAPYFARAFEEVGVAAVTIHGRTRAQGFSGSVRLEGIRQVVEAVRRIPVFGNGDVRTIADAARMIAESGCHGIAIGRGALADPWIFRHLDYWIRTGRAAPRPTYQERLDFMRLHLRRLVEWKGDEKYGCIQFRKVATWYCKALRLPKKVQQRLVMLSNLQEFEEVIAPFAEKGPPPGWTEQETQATAIPVPSGPVSYW
- a CDS encoding transaldolase family protein, which produces MTPLQSLVACGTKLWLDSVDPDEIAFNRSQGATGATSNPIIIADLISSGRFDDRLRALLREERDDTAVAWRMTDYLVRQAQAVFEPVWRKTEGDDGWVSFEVDPLIEDPAAALSVEEKKRRYIEEGLRWSAGQTNRLIKVPATEGGLAALEELVAAGVSVNVTLLFTDRQYTLAREACWRGLQRCPQAVRVKTVYSIFVSRIDVYTEKYCPQLSPAAQGQVGIVNAKLLWRKNKAFWADKGLKLHHEIVFASTGVKKPGDPPWKYVEAFAGDDIQTNPPATNRAVHQSGLLFTRKIDELPPQEILDEIAARVDPTHLENVLMSEGIAKFADPHKALLQLIAHKREKLT
- the solA gene encoding N-methyl-L-tryptophan oxidase, with the translated sequence MSSTQNYDVIVIGVGAMGGAACWQLAQRGWRVLGLDQFAPPHNRGSSHGRTRVIRTAYYEHPAYVPLVRRAFLLWYDLEQITGRRLLTPCQCLNLGPTDGTLIPALRVTVQQHQLPARLLSATEIRQQFPPLRVPEHYQGLLEDQAGFLAVEDCVAAQIEAALKAEANIHLNEPVQDWQLDRDTYLVTTAAAAYRAKRLVITAGAWATRLLRRLQIPLTVMRQVMLWFDVEKRRCDFRRDRFPIFIAETAYGDFYGLPAIDPLGVKVAQHYGAPEYADPDAISWQTSDDDATPVRCFVDEFLPGLGKITQMQVCLYTLTPDRHFVVDLEQTAHTSLAIAAGFSGHGFKFAPVIGEILADLVTTGSTPYNIDLFRLSRFHQGTRTIPS
- a CDS encoding S1 family peptidase, yielding MYRTIVGIVWIVILLSVAGGTLTCFSPSFPYPNPGSAPSRVSDLPLSACAWIRAGHTSGAGVLIDGKRRWLITARHVVGEQKQVEVVFPDDPTLSEQADRLAYLRRRESLRQSRHWVAGRVLRVSEELDVALIELEDLPASSTAARWVNRTPALGELLTLIGHRADLPTLWNRSAGRVRAYGYVQEGYFAGGRKVATAAHLLLVQLPIEEGDSGGPVFDVRGELAGLGVAVRRVAAPAALVVSAEDIERFLRGDVRPAHSFPRAAFQHPIDRLIQATVWVRPASANRPFAGFLVDTRHVVTVAAVGTRVGEAVGVAAPLFVNGRCQQQRHSYQDNLDLHHRNLWRWATIVASDPVRQITVLRLSAPFAHMQPLTLASQPPRVGEAIHAMNHPAGVEFAWVYAQGIVRQRGLSSLAESQPPVRLLIGQLPSHAACPGGPVVNDRAELVGVWLEREGPAQAAYILRAEEVRHFLNVLGVDGRGPDSGEALCFRVAQRLSHIMQAVARGLLIRAEEKMRNGQKQAALEDLALAIRWDPTCLPARKWRLQLLEGEALEAEWHTAIEQGPFDSDLLLQRSQRAVERRDWRLARGDLQRLLAIRPEIAEAHRLRIRVLLELGEHEQAAAAVRDTLRADPRQLPAVARLLEQQTEDLLRKYPLQPQVARDWLRLAMQRSGYQPWQEAIRKAATFQEARQQIEYLIRALQREQP